Part of the Henckelia pumila isolate YLH828 chromosome 2, ASM3356847v2, whole genome shotgun sequence genome is shown below.
CGCTGTCTGTCTCTCTCTGAATCGAAAAATTCCGCAGGTCCctctatttctatttctatttctcTCTCGCTGTTGTGCTTTGTCAGGTTTTGCGCACGTGTGTGAGttttttgtgtgtgttgattttttattttgggaTGTTAATTATCATCTGATTGTCGCGTGTGTGGATTGTTATCGCTTTTGGGTTTTGGTGGTTTTTGATTGATTGGGTTTAATTTTTCGATCTGAAAGTTTTGAAACTGGATTTTTTCAGGTTTTTCGATCGGAGAATCCAAGCTGtcgaaaaaaaagaaataaaggcAGGGTGGATTAGGGTTTCTGCGTAATTGGACGATCTAGGGTTTTTCCCGTGGTTGGATTGTGCTATTTCGGCGTTTGTCTTGGTTGTCCGGGAATTTTATTGGGCGACTTGAGGAAATGGAAATTTGAGTTATTGAAGTGGGGGTTTCGAGGAAAGGGGGATTTATAGCTGGAAGGTGAAAGTTTTTCTGGACGATGTTGGTGTGTTGGGTTGAGGAAAATTGGGATAAAGGTAAAATGTTCAATTATGCATCATAGGTTTCATCGGAACTGCTAGAATTGGGAGGGGGGTTTTTCTCGGTCCTACCCCTGGCTGCTACTGGGCATTCTTCTCGTGTTTTCTTCTACCACAACCAGAACGacttttggtttttatttatttatttttatttaaggtATTTCATTGAATGGGTAtctatttttgtgtttttatgaATTTCGTGTCATTATTTTCATTAGAGGTAATCCTTCCATGATTTATTGTTTAATGTTATTTAAGGTAAACTTTCCGATTATGCGTCAGAGGTTTTATGATCTTTTTATTTCTTAACAGGATCAACAAGAAGTAATAGacaagctttgataccaaattaAGACAGAAATGCATGCAACATTGCAGCCTGATGATCGATCTCCGAAGCAAGTTAATACTCCATCTTCGACTGTACAACTGAAGCCTGGTTGTGACAGTGGTCAAAATAGTGGGACAACTTTTCCTGCTCAAGTCAAGGGAAAGAAGAGGGACAGAGCTGATCATGGTGCTGATTCTGCGAAAAGAGAACGTTCTTCTAGGGCCAATGATGAGGATTATGTTCAATTCAAACCTGGAATTAATTTGAAAGCTGAGATAACGCGAATAACAGATAAAGGAGGGGTCACAGATGTGGATGGGGTTGAGAAACTTATCCAGCTAATGCAATCAGACAGGATGGAGAGAAACAGGGATTTGCTTAGTCGATCCATGCTTGCCGGTGTAATGGCTGCTACAGACACAGTTGAGTGCCTTAATCGATTTGTGCAGCTCAGGGGTTTGCCAGTGTTGGATGAATGGCTACAGGAAATCCATAAAGGGAAGATTGGCGATGGTAATAATTTAAAGGACAGTGATAAATCTGTGGAAGAATTTGTTTTGGTTTTGCTTCGTGCGCTGGATAAGTTACCTGTGGACCTTCACGCCCTTCAAACGTGCAACATTGGTAGATCTGTGAATCATTTACGGTCACATAAAAACTTGGAAATCCAGAGAAAGGCACGAAGTTTGGTTGATACTTGGAAAAAACGCGTTGAAGCGGAAATGAATAGTATTGACACAAAGTCTGGTTCAGCCCAAGCTATATCTGGCTGGCCTTCTAAATCACGCCTTCCAGAGGCCTCACATGGTGGTAGCAAAACTCCAAGTGGCTCTGACGTCGCCTTGAAAAGCTCAGCTGCCCAGAATTATGCATTGAAAACCACTTCTACAAGGCCTTCACATGGGGATAGTAACATAAAATCTACAACGTCATCCCCTGGACCTTTGAAATCTTCTTCATCACCTGCAGCTGGCAAGGAGAGCCAGCCTAGAGTTTCTTCTGGAGGGACTCCTGATGTCCCTCTAATCAGGGAGGACAGGAGTAGTAGTTCTAATCAATCTAATAATTGCTGTCAGTCTTTTTCAGGGAAGGAAGACGGGAGGAGCTCTTCTGCAGGTTTACTTACTGTTAACAAGATATCAACCAGCACTATTCGTACTCGAAAGAATAGTGGAATTCATGGGGTACCTGTAACTGGAATTCAGAAAGAAACTAGCTCTGGCAGAGGTTCATTAGCACAAAAGACTACGGTTTTGGAGAAGTCTCAACCGTCTTCAACATTTGGAAGGGCTCTTGAAGGACCCGTAACTGAAGGTAGCAGTCATAAGCTAATTGTTACAATATCAAATCAGGTACGAAGTCCTGCCCATGGTGTCAGTGGAGAGTCTCTGGAAGATCCCGGCTTAATGAGCAGCCGAGCTTCTTCTCCAGCACTTTTAGACAAGCATGAGCAGTTTGAGCACACTTCAATGGACAAGACTGATTTGTGGCGAAACGACGACTCAAAAGATTTGTTGACTGGGTCAGGGGAGGATGCCGGTTCTCCTGTAGCTCTTCCTGAGGAAGAGCAAAGTGTAACCACTGATGACTCCAGGAGATTAAGTGAAGGACTCCCAAAAAATCAGCTGAAGACGTCAAGGTCCCAAGTATCTTCTTTCAGCCCTATGAATGCTCTAATTGAGAGCTGTGCTAAATATTCTAGAGCAAATTCATCTTTGTCGCTCGAAGATGATGTTGGAATGAACTTGCTTGCTAGTGTGGCTGCAGGAGAAATGTCAAGATCTGACTTGGCTTCACCTACTGATTCTGCGGAAATAAGCACTCCAGCTGTTGAAGAGAACTGTGGTGCAGATGAGGAAAAATCCAAGCCTTCCCCTGAAAATTACATGTCAGCAGTTCCAGGTAAGTATTGCATTGATGCTGATAATAAGGAACAGTCTGCTTTAGAGGGTAGTTTAGTGTCTGAAGATGGATTGCATGTGCCTAAGAAAGTATCAGTTAAGTTTACTGGTGACAATGAATGTCCTCCATCCCATACTCCGGAAGATGTACATACCAGAGAGGGTAACAAACACTTGAATTCTTCTATCTTGGATTCGCGAAAAAATATTTACCGTAAGTTGGACACTGTTGAGAAGTCTAATGTAAAGGCAGATACTATTTCCACCGAGAATGTTATGGATGACAAGTTCGATGAAGATATTCATGAAGACACTTCCAGAACTATTGGTTCTAATGGTATTTTAAATCGTAAAACCCATGAAATTAAGGCCACAGTGATGGAGGAAAAGGGGGGTACTCTTATGGATGAGGGTAGTTCAATGACTGAAGTTGCTGGGTCAAAACAATTGTGTGAAGGTGACAACAAAAAGGATTTTAGTGAAGGATCAAACACAGGAAATAATTCACAACAGAAATTGAGTGCTATTATTGTTTCTGGATTTGCAGAAAGAGAGAATAGTGAAAAGCAACAACAAACTGCATGTGCTGAGAACTCAGCGTTAAAAGGTGGTGATGAAGTCAACTTTGGAAAATCAGTTGAAAAGGATTCTAAGGATTTCATAATCAAGTCTGAAATGCCGAACTTCAGTGAGGAAGTGGTCAGAAATGCAGATATTGAAAGGCATAGCTTGGCTACTTCATGTTCTGGATCTGATGATTTAAAGAATCAGAAAGGCACAAATGTTGAAAGCAAGAAGATGTTAGATCATTCATTGCCTTCTGTGAGAGGGTGCAGTGTGGATCATGAAGCTCCGCAAAAGATCGAATTTAAAGGTCCCAAGTCTTCTAGCATTCAAACAGATGGGGTTCAGAATCGTGATTCTATTGTTGTAGAGGCTTGTTCCTCTGCTGCAGGACAGACACATACAGACTCAAAAATAAAGTTTGATTTAAATGAAGGTTTTAGTGCCGACGATGGCAAATACGGGGAGCCCGTCAGTTTAGTATCATCTGGTTCAACGAATGTCCATATTATTAACTCAGTACCGTTTTCTGTAAATTCTGTCTCGGCCTGTAACTCTGCTTCCATTACTGTTGCCGCCGCCGCCAAAGGTCCCTTTGTTCCTCCAGATGACTTAGTGAGAAGTAAGGGGGAACTTGGGTGGAAGGGATCTGCTGCAACTAGTGCATTTCGGCCTGCTGAACCCAGAAAATTTTTTGAAACAGCATTTGGTTCAATGAGTAATGCATGTTCTGATGCTTCAATAAGCAAACAGGGTCGCATACCCTTGGATTTTGATCTTAATGTAGCGGATGAGAGAGTTCTCGAGGAAATAGCTTCTCGAGATTCTGCTATGGCTGTTGGTTCAACAACTGGTTTTGTCAGTAATCTTGCTACTTCGTTGAACGACTCCCTGAGTTCTGTGCTTGTCCCTGGCTCTGGAGGGCTTGATCTAGATTTGAATAGGGTTGATGATTCAACTGAAAATGCTTATTGCTCCACCAGCAACTATCAGAAAGTAGAGGGTTCCATTGCACGCATTAAACCTTTAGGTGGTTTACCTACTGGTGATGGTCGGAGGGATTTTGATCTCAATGATGGGCCAATTGTCGATAATGCTAGTGCTGAGCAGTTCTCGATCAGGAAGCAAGTCAAGGGCGTTATACCATCTCAATCGCATCCTCCAGGACTTAGAATGAACAGTCCTGGAGTGGGAAGTTACTCGTCTTGGTTTCCACCTGGAAATACTTACTCAACAGTGACAATTCCTACGATATTACCCGATCGAGCTGACCCACCTTTTCCAGTTTTTCCACCTGGTGCACCTCAGAGGGCATTTGGTCCTATCGGTGTCACCCCGTTTACTTCTGATGTTTATCGAGGATCGGTTTTGTCATCATCTCCTGCAGTTACTTTCTCATCTAGCCCTTTCCAGTTTTCCGTCTTTCCCTTTGGGACTACTTTTCCTCTGCCTTCAGCCACCTTCTCAGTTGGGACAAATTCATATGCAGATTCCTCATCTGGTCCTAGGTTGTTTGCACCTCCTGTAAATTCACAGTTTCTGGGACAGGTTGGTCCTGTGGCATCCCAATTTCAAAGACCTTACGTGGTTAACCCTCCAGATGGTAGCAGCAATGGCATGTTGGAGAACAACAGAAAGTGGGGCAGACAGGGTCTGGATCTCAATGCAGGCCCCGGAACCATGGAAGAAGTCAGGGAGGATTCATTCGCACAACATCCTGTTGCCAGCACACAAGTTGTAGTAGAGGAGCAAGGCCGGATGTATCCAGTTCCAGGTGGTATTTCGAAGAGGAAGGAACCCGAAGGCGGGTGGGACAATGAGAGTTTTAGATACAAGCAGTTTTCGTGGCAGTAGGAATGTGAATGTACCAGTCCCTGAAGTCCTGTAAGTTTTTTTCATGCATTGCAGAATAAAATTTAGAATATGTTTAgggaaaaaaatttgatttgtaCAATATTTGTTCTCTGTAGTAATACACCTACTTCATTTTGTATGCTATTCAAATGGAGACTCTTCACACGATCCAAATATATTTGAATCACGAGATTGTTTCTGttgtaagaattttttttttaaaaaaaaaaaattacccaCTCATACACAGAATGTATCTTAAACCCAGGCCTGTCATGAGCCCTATGAGCGTGGTTGGCCACAATAAATTCACAAGTTCATTTTGAGTTGTGATGCTTGAAATGCTAAATGTCAGTTATCTTTTCATCTTAAAGTACTTGGTATGTGATTGCATGAAACAAGGGTTTATAGGGTAATGTAACCCGtcactttttttaaaacttgTTTTGTTAGAAGCAACCAATACATGGAATTGGCCCAGCTCTTGAATGGTATGATTTTCTCTGTCAGCGACTAAGGATGCTTGCCAGATGAGagattttgttttttcttttgaaTGGTGTCGAGCTTTGGCAATTTTTTACTGAATTTGTGCCAAGTGTCTGGTAAAGATGACCCTGCATTAGTGTATGTCCAGTTACCTAAGCTGGTTTTTGTTTTTCCTAATAGTAATGTTATTTGCGGTCATCAGTTATCATGTTCTGTATGTGTGTTGttacaaaaaattaatataaagaCGTACACATTTTAgttctattcatcaatcctcttctttttttttattaaatgttatgtttttttgttttcttttgtccTTGTTCCATGGAACTAGCCACATTCACATATGCTTTGAATTCTTCATACCTGGTCTTCTACTCTATCTCTCCCTCTCTCTCCATTCTAGCCTTCTATAGTTCTATGCAATTAGCGATTTTCCTACTCCATGGATTGTTTACTGGACATCTGTGTGTTGGAAGCTCAACAAATAATGTTAGGGTTTTTACTGTTATTTGCAAGCTTATATGTTCTACTATTGTTTAACTGGTAAGTCACATTTAAGTGTGCGATAATCTATTAGCCTAGAATAGGATGTAGTGGAGGGCTTGTAGATTTGAATCAATATTGCACAAGTGGAAACAAACAAATGATTATGGGGGGTGACAAGGGATCTTATGATACCCTATCCTCATGGCAAACACATCCCTAAAGCGTATGATAGATGGCTATTCTGATAGATGCCTAATTATTTTCCCATCTTGAATGCAGTCTAGATGCTTCATGTTTCTGACAGATGGCCTGTGTTCTGTTACTGTGGCTCATTAACTATGCAGCAATTCACGAATTATAAGGGGAAAACtcattatatttattaatttgtcTGTAAGATATGTATATGGATGCCCCTTTCAGCCTGATACCTTTGATTTTCCATGATTCAGGCTTCGTATAACTTCTTATATAGAATCGACATTGAATGATACAAATACTTTTATAAATATTCACAGATTTTATATTTGTCAATTGGTTCATCTCTCAAACGAGCAGTGTAAAATGTGACTGGGATATATGGgcaaattgttgttgttttagtaTGAAAACAAGACTGTTGTTGGAAACAGAAAAATGtagttttcagaatttttttatgattattgATAACTTATGATTTGACTTGTATTTGCACCGATGTCAATGACAGGTGTTTGGGGATGATTACGTATTGGTGTCATAGGGGTGTAGATTCTCACCAGCCCTCCATTTTAACTTTGGGGTGAGTGTCTTTCTTACAAGATGTATTCTATTTAGTTATATaagtataaaatataattagtaGTCCCTCTATAACAGCTCAACGTCCTGGTAGGAATAAGTGGCAGCCTGTTTGTTTTATGGTCTCATAAGCATTTAAAGATTACATGGAACAGGTGAATGTAACAGAAGCATTTTTTACGTTATATGTGGGCCAGTAAGTTTGGCTTCAAGTGATGCAAATAGGAATTATTGTATTTGTTATTTAACCGTAGTTAATTATTTCGCTGCACACAGCACTAATTTTTATGCATCTTTCTACTATTTTTCCGTTTGCATTGTACAATTTCAAGCTGTAATGTGACTCCCTTTGTTCACTTGGTCAAATTTCATCATCCGTAGTGGTGATCCTCATAGGACCCCTTCAGAAAATGTTTCTGCTGTAACTTGAAAGTCACTCTTTGCATCTTTTTGGTGATAGTATAACAGTCGTCTGTCGTTTATACTAATTAGCCTCTTGTTCGTTTTACTTTTCCTAGTGTTTGAAGCTGATTCCTGAACAATCAATTTTCTGGTTTACCTTCCATAGGATGGGAAATTTAGGAGAAAGGTAGATGTGCATACAACCTTCCTGGTTAACCATTCCTGAGGCGGCGGGGTCGTAGAAAATTATTGTTCGATGCCAAGCAGAATCATTCGTGTTTGACTCTAATTAACCCTTTCTCATCTTTATTTTTTCCATTTACAAATTTATGAGTAGGTTTTAACCTTTTTTTGGTACTAAAGCTTATTTGGTTGGTGTCCTTTAGTTTCCATTGCCTTTGTTGTAGTATTGTAATTTGGTTTTCGATCTTACCCCGAGTATTTTCATATGCTCAATTTACATTTGTAGAATCG
Proteins encoded:
- the LOC140879467 gene encoding uncharacterized protein, with the translated sequence MHATLQPDDRSPKQVNTPSSTVQLKPGCDSGQNSGTTFPAQVKGKKRDRADHGADSAKRERSSRANDEDYVQFKPGINLKAEITRITDKGGVTDVDGVEKLIQLMQSDRMERNRDLLSRSMLAGVMAATDTVECLNRFVQLRGLPVLDEWLQEIHKGKIGDGNNLKDSDKSVEEFVLVLLRALDKLPVDLHALQTCNIGRSVNHLRSHKNLEIQRKARSLVDTWKKRVEAEMNSIDTKSGSAQAISGWPSKSRLPEASHGGSKTPSGSDVALKSSAAQNYALKTTSTRPSHGDSNIKSTTSSPGPLKSSSSPAAGKESQPRVSSGGTPDVPLIREDRSSSSNQSNNCCQSFSGKEDGRSSSAGLLTVNKISTSTIRTRKNSGIHGVPVTGIQKETSSGRGSLAQKTTVLEKSQPSSTFGRALEGPVTEGSSHKLIVTISNQVRSPAHGVSGESLEDPGLMSSRASSPALLDKHEQFEHTSMDKTDLWRNDDSKDLLTGSGEDAGSPVALPEEEQSVTTDDSRRLSEGLPKNQLKTSRSQVSSFSPMNALIESCAKYSRANSSLSLEDDVGMNLLASVAAGEMSRSDLASPTDSAEISTPAVEENCGADEEKSKPSPENYMSAVPGKYCIDADNKEQSALEGSLVSEDGLHVPKKVSVKFTGDNECPPSHTPEDVHTREGNKHLNSSILDSRKNIYRKLDTVEKSNVKADTISTENVMDDKFDEDIHEDTSRTIGSNGILNRKTHEIKATVMEEKGGTLMDEGSSMTEVAGSKQLCEGDNKKDFSEGSNTGNNSQQKLSAIIVSGFAERENSEKQQQTACAENSALKGGDEVNFGKSVEKDSKDFIIKSEMPNFSEEVVRNADIERHSLATSCSGSDDLKNQKGTNVESKKMLDHSLPSVRGCSVDHEAPQKIEFKGPKSSSIQTDGVQNRDSIVVEACSSAAGQTHTDSKIKFDLNEGFSADDGKYGEPVSLVSSGSTNVHIINSVPFSVNSVSACNSASITVAAAAKGPFVPPDDLVRSKGELGWKGSAATSAFRPAEPRKFFETAFGSMSNACSDASISKQGRIPLDFDLNVADERVLEEIASRDSAMAVGSTTGFVSNLATSLNDSLSSVLVPGSGGLDLDLNRVDDSTENAYCSTSNYQKVEGSIARIKPLGGLPTGDGRRDFDLNDGPIVDNASAEQFSIRKQVKGVIPSQSHPPGLRMNSPGVGSYSSWFPPGNTYSTVTIPTILPDRADPPFPVFPPGAPQRAFGPIGVTPFTSDVYRGSVLSSSPAVTFSSSPFQFSVFPFGTTFPLPSATFSVGTNSYADSSSGPRLFAPPVNSQFLGQVGPVASQFQRPYVVNPPDGSSNGMLENNRKWGRQGLDLNAGPGTMEEVREDSFAQHPVASTQVVVEEQGRMYPVPGGISKRKEPEGGWDNESFRYKQFSWQ